The Marinobacter salsuginis genome includes a window with the following:
- a CDS encoding tetratricopeptide repeat protein, with translation MSLLNDALRAAEQRQNRPEVAAAYAGQSQSRRGSRYGSWVVIVFLVAGAVGASAFWLMTRTGNEDIPVHVSAPPAQEAGTELQLESVAENDNTAEASQPAPEPQVVVQSEPEAREVAEAVEPQKPEPEPEPVRVEAPEPEPAVTTPVVAEAETAQESEAPTPPIKQVRETPEAIDRRVSRELASLLRSGEPRQAEQMLQELANVQVATASREVFARQMLVQEMPDRALAWLPESVTSGDAALRLLRARALHAKGSLPEALATLESSVPAVRQAVEYRVTLATLLQQAGRTTDAARHWSALIAEDDSRAAWWVGLAIALETGGETNSAVRAYSQAAQLPGLSPSLANYVRERLKALQAG, from the coding sequence ATGAGCCTGCTGAACGATGCCCTGCGTGCTGCAGAGCAGCGACAGAACCGGCCGGAAGTGGCCGCGGCCTATGCGGGACAGTCGCAATCGCGACGCGGTTCGCGTTACGGGTCTTGGGTCGTCATCGTTTTCCTGGTCGCAGGCGCAGTGGGCGCATCTGCCTTCTGGTTGATGACTCGAACCGGTAATGAAGACATACCTGTCCACGTGAGTGCCCCTCCGGCGCAAGAGGCCGGAACAGAACTGCAACTCGAGAGCGTTGCCGAAAACGACAACACCGCAGAGGCCTCGCAGCCCGCCCCTGAACCCCAGGTTGTGGTTCAGTCGGAACCGGAAGCCAGGGAAGTAGCCGAGGCGGTTGAGCCACAGAAACCGGAGCCTGAACCTGAACCGGTGAGAGTCGAAGCCCCGGAGCCTGAACCCGCCGTCACTACACCGGTGGTGGCCGAAGCCGAGACTGCCCAGGAATCCGAAGCGCCAACGCCACCCATAAAACAGGTTCGTGAGACGCCCGAAGCCATCGATCGTCGAGTCAGCCGGGAGTTGGCCTCGCTGCTGAGGAGTGGTGAACCCCGTCAAGCTGAGCAGATGTTGCAGGAACTGGCGAATGTTCAGGTGGCGACTGCCAGCCGCGAAGTTTTCGCGCGTCAGATGCTGGTGCAGGAAATGCCTGACAGGGCTCTGGCCTGGCTTCCGGAATCGGTGACGAGCGGCGATGCCGCTCTGCGACTTCTCAGGGCCCGGGCACTCCACGCCAAGGGCAGTCTGCCCGAAGCACTCGCCACCCTTGAGAGTAGCGTGCCTGCAGTGCGCCAGGCCGTTGAGTATCGGGTAACCCTGGCGACCTTGCTGCAGCAGGCAGGCCGCACCACCGACGCGGCCCGACACTGGTCGGCCCTTATTGCCGAGGACGACAGCCGCGCGGCGTGGTGGGTGGGCCTTGCGATTGCCCTGGAGACAGGCGGCGAGACCAACAGCGCGGTCCGGGCCTACAGCCAGGCCGCACAGTTACCCGGGCTTTCGCCGTCCCTGGCGAATTACGTTCGCGAACGACTGAAAGCTTTGCAGGCGGGATGA
- a CDS encoding ExeA family protein: MYEAHFGLQEAPFALTPNTRYFLRAPSHGDALELLLVALKEREGFIKISGEVGTGKTLLCRLLLNELEPIAHTAYIPNPHLTPDTLYEAVAEELGVELSGCTNAHQVLKAINEKLIAHAMEQKPVVLVIDEAQAMPEETIEALRLLTNLETESVRLLQVVLFGQPELDVLLQKQSLRQLNQRITFHYRLAPLDRHSVAQYLRHRLAQAGYNGADLFAPGALRLITRASGGIPRLVNILAHKSMLAAWGRGDRLIERGHAMQAIRDTESVRLPGLIGRWL, from the coding sequence ATGTACGAAGCCCATTTCGGACTGCAGGAAGCACCGTTCGCATTGACGCCCAACACCCGCTATTTCCTGCGGGCGCCCAGCCATGGTGATGCGCTGGAACTGTTGCTGGTGGCGTTGAAAGAGCGGGAGGGCTTTATCAAGATCTCCGGAGAGGTGGGCACGGGCAAAACCCTGCTGTGCCGGCTCCTGCTGAACGAACTTGAGCCGATTGCCCACACTGCCTATATTCCGAACCCGCACCTGACCCCGGATACGCTCTACGAAGCCGTGGCTGAAGAGCTGGGCGTGGAACTGTCCGGATGCACCAACGCGCATCAGGTGCTCAAGGCCATCAACGAAAAATTGATCGCCCATGCCATGGAGCAAAAGCCGGTTGTCCTCGTGATTGATGAGGCCCAGGCGATGCCGGAAGAGACCATTGAGGCGTTGCGACTGCTCACCAATCTGGAAACCGAGAGCGTCCGGCTGCTGCAGGTGGTCCTGTTTGGCCAGCCAGAGCTGGATGTGCTGCTTCAAAAGCAGAGCCTGCGCCAACTCAACCAGCGCATAACGTTCCACTATCGCCTCGCCCCCCTGGACCGCCATTCGGTTGCCCAGTATCTGCGCCATCGCCTGGCCCAGGCCGGCTACAACGGCGCCGATCTTTTTGCACCGGGCGCGCTTCGGCTGATTACCCGGGCCTCCGGTGGCATTCCGAGGCTGGTTAATATTCTGGCTCACAAGTCCATGTTGGCCGCCTGGGGCAGGGGTGACCGTCTTATTGAGCGAGGCCATGCCATGCAGGCCATTCGCGACACCGAGAGCGTTCGCTTGCCGGGACTGATCGGGAGGTGGTTATGA
- the mshL gene encoding pilus (MSHA type) biogenesis protein MshL has protein sequence MTTIKTTSALILSLVLAACSNNPLMRSATATSTDAADAIDRSLEEASQAQPPAPTPSQAAATLPADVSAALLPPLSSEADLDERFDVNARGVPAASFFESLVEGTRYNVVVHPDVNTSIDLRLGDVTVPEVMDIAGDLYGLDIRRSGRLFRVQSDQIQTRLFPIDYLHFKRKGGSETRVSSGQVTGARSGGSGSADNSGDSAGSGEIRNLVGTTISTETASDFWQDIQSALSMIVGGSDGQQVIVNPGAGLVMVRAGSEDLRLVEEYLRRTELIMQRQVILEAKILEIALNEGYQQGISWSDIQSASSITASDGLPEDFTAQALAGQAIQTSDIGGLFSASVRAGDFTGLIQLLGEQGNVQILSSPRISTVNNQKAVIKVGTDEFFVTDIDFDDNNSAVTATDSTSTSVELTPFFSGISLDVTPQISENGVITLHVHPSVSEVNDQEKVITIGERDVTLPLASSTVRETDSVIRAESGQIVVIGGLIQNSSEDNNSAVPFFSEIPLVGELFKQRRFQSRKSELVILLRPVVAGMPEMNADVSASRERMNVLRELLQSSESVTPEPEKAVR, from the coding sequence ATGACAACGATCAAAACAACCAGTGCGCTGATTCTGAGCCTGGTACTGGCGGCCTGCAGCAACAATCCGTTGATGCGCTCGGCAACCGCCACCTCAACCGATGCTGCCGATGCCATTGATCGAAGCCTTGAAGAGGCTTCGCAGGCACAACCGCCAGCGCCGACCCCGAGTCAGGCAGCTGCAACTCTGCCGGCTGACGTGAGCGCAGCACTGCTGCCGCCACTCTCCAGCGAGGCGGATCTGGACGAACGTTTTGACGTCAATGCCCGGGGCGTGCCGGCAGCAAGCTTCTTCGAATCTCTGGTGGAAGGAACCCGCTATAACGTGGTGGTTCATCCTGATGTAAATACCAGTATCGACCTTCGGCTGGGGGACGTCACTGTACCGGAAGTGATGGATATCGCAGGCGACCTGTACGGGCTGGATATTCGACGCAGTGGCCGACTGTTCCGCGTTCAGTCGGACCAGATCCAGACCCGGCTGTTCCCGATTGATTACTTGCACTTCAAGCGTAAGGGCGGCTCGGAGACCAGGGTGAGCTCCGGTCAGGTTACCGGTGCTCGCAGTGGCGGCTCAGGCAGCGCTGACAATAGTGGTGACAGTGCCGGTTCCGGCGAAATCCGCAACCTGGTTGGAACAACCATTTCCACAGAAACAGCCTCGGATTTCTGGCAGGACATCCAGAGCGCACTGAGCATGATTGTCGGTGGCAGTGATGGCCAGCAGGTGATCGTGAATCCGGGCGCAGGGCTGGTAATGGTCCGTGCCGGTTCCGAGGATTTGCGGTTGGTTGAGGAGTATCTTCGCCGCACCGAGCTGATCATGCAGCGTCAGGTCATTCTGGAAGCCAAGATCCTGGAGATCGCGCTCAACGAGGGCTACCAGCAGGGCATCAGCTGGTCGGATATCCAGAGTGCGTCCAGCATCACGGCCTCGGATGGTCTGCCCGAAGATTTCACCGCGCAGGCGTTGGCCGGCCAGGCCATTCAGACCTCCGATATCGGAGGCCTGTTCTCCGCCAGCGTGCGGGCCGGCGACTTTACCGGCCTGATTCAGCTGCTTGGGGAACAGGGCAATGTGCAGATTCTTTCCAGCCCACGTATTTCGACCGTGAATAATCAGAAAGCCGTGATCAAGGTCGGTACCGATGAGTTCTTTGTGACCGACATTGATTTCGACGACAACAACTCGGCCGTGACGGCCACGGACTCAACCTCTACCTCCGTGGAACTGACCCCGTTTTTCTCTGGCATTTCACTGGATGTGACGCCTCAAATTTCCGAAAACGGCGTCATCACCCTGCACGTGCATCCGTCGGTCAGTGAGGTTAACGATCAGGAGAAGGTGATCACCATTGGCGAGCGTGACGTCACGCTGCCTCTGGCCAGCAGCACCGTTCGTGAAACCGACAGCGTTATCCGTGCCGAAAGCGGGCAGATCGTGGTTATCGGTGGTCTGATCCAGAACTCCAGCGAAGACAACAATTCCGCGGTTCCCTTCTTCAGCGAGATTCCGCTGGTGGGTGAACTGTTCAAGCAGCGGCGGTTCCAGTCCCGTAAGAGCGAGCTGGTTATCCTCCTGCGCCCGGTTGTCGCCGGAATGCCGGAGATGAACGCGGATGTTTCTGCCAGCCGTGAACGCATGAATGTGCTGCGTGAGTTACTGCAATCGTCTGAATCCGTCACCCCGGAACCGGAGAAAGCCGTTCGATAG
- the gspM gene encoding type II secretion system protein GspM: MADAPNTSLARAAQWYNLRPIRERALILLTALVLVVVLVWELGVTPLQQRHQSLENRIQTLSASRDDLLAQQQTLNQQLATDPSREMRDQLNARQQRLERLNQQIAETTGQLIAPRAMVALLRDILAAQDALELKALELQTPTPVFAPDDPDQSSQEQAEAAQPLLYAHDVELRIMGSYLDVLNYLERLEALDERLGWIELEYSAGDWPSGEAIIRVQTLSLDQAWLGV; encoded by the coding sequence ATGGCGGACGCACCCAACACCTCTCTTGCCCGGGCTGCGCAGTGGTATAACCTGCGACCGATTCGTGAGCGGGCCCTGATTCTGCTGACTGCACTCGTGCTGGTTGTGGTGCTGGTCTGGGAGCTTGGGGTTACGCCATTACAGCAACGACACCAGAGTCTGGAGAATCGGATCCAGACGCTTTCCGCTAGCCGGGACGACCTGCTGGCGCAGCAGCAGACGCTCAATCAGCAACTTGCCACCGATCCCTCCAGGGAAATGCGGGATCAGTTAAATGCCCGGCAGCAGAGACTGGAGCGGCTCAATCAGCAGATCGCGGAGACCACCGGGCAACTGATCGCGCCCAGGGCGATGGTGGCGCTGTTGCGGGATATTCTGGCCGCCCAGGATGCACTGGAGCTGAAGGCTCTGGAGCTACAGACTCCGACCCCGGTTTTCGCTCCGGATGACCCCGATCAATCCTCACAGGAGCAGGCAGAGGCGGCGCAACCACTGCTTTATGCCCATGATGTCGAGCTCCGCATCATGGGAAGCTATCTTGATGTGCTGAACTATCTCGAGCGGCTCGAGGCATTGGATGAGCGTCTCGGTTGGATAGAGCTGGAGTACAGTGCGGGCGACTGGCCCTCCGGCGAAGCGATCATCAGGGTGCAAACACTGAGCCTGGATCAGGCGTGGCTGGGGGTGTGA
- a CDS encoding PilN domain-containing protein yields MIQQVNLYTDELRPRKERLQAGMAVGILVVGVVLVAFVAGFLTYKNSVMANKASRLDQQNQQLEQAVAQLSAAVQARQPDAEVKEALERVTQTLARRQRLLERVESLVLSEDRNFSPQLAALARQIPEDVWLTGVILESGPDRVTIEGRSREGALVPLYLENLGEEPAFTGRTFGVFRLSRPEEGRWIDFHVSSERDGEGN; encoded by the coding sequence ATGATCCAGCAGGTCAATCTCTACACTGACGAGCTGCGTCCGAGAAAGGAAAGACTCCAGGCTGGAATGGCGGTTGGTATTCTGGTTGTCGGAGTGGTGCTGGTTGCGTTCGTGGCTGGTTTCCTGACTTACAAGAATTCGGTGATGGCAAACAAGGCCTCACGCCTTGATCAGCAGAACCAGCAGCTTGAACAGGCTGTGGCGCAGCTTTCTGCCGCGGTTCAAGCCCGTCAGCCGGATGCCGAAGTGAAGGAGGCTCTGGAGCGCGTCACCCAGACCCTCGCGCGCCGCCAGCGATTACTGGAACGGGTGGAAAGCCTGGTGCTTTCCGAGGACCGCAATTTCTCGCCACAGCTGGCAGCATTGGCCCGACAGATCCCGGAAGATGTCTGGCTGACAGGCGTTATCCTGGAGTCAGGCCCGGACAGAGTCACTATCGAAGGGCGTAGCCGCGAAGGCGCTCTGGTGCCTCTGTACCTTGAAAATCTGGGCGAGGAACCAGCGTTTACGGGACGAACCTTTGGTGTGTTCCGATTGTCACGCCCGGAGGAAGGCCGCTGGATTGACTTTCATGTTTCAAGCGAGCGTGACGGGGAGGGTAACTGA
- a CDS encoding biogenesis protein MshI translates to MTKIPIFKRLTGLFGRSGARLRVSLEIRPDGIAWAESGRPDAGRWGFIDCLPARRQAALVELVDKHGWSGAATTLVLPLDQYQVFQMDRPEGVEESELGDALKWKLKDFLDFSPSDAVSDVFPFPKDASRGRGELVNVVAARKVLVSELVRLVQEAGLELERIDIAELALRNLVCRLDENRRGAALVHLKENYGQMVICKDNTLYLSRRLDVTSEDLRDAARQESAVQSLALEMQRSLDYYESQLGQVPPAMIHLVARDSVLPLASMLSSYVAAGLETLDWRALGFESDLDSRCLPAWSAGLPLPEGGRP, encoded by the coding sequence ATGACAAAGATACCAATCTTCAAAAGACTGACGGGTCTGTTCGGACGTTCCGGGGCTCGCCTGCGGGTAAGTCTTGAAATTCGTCCCGACGGTATTGCCTGGGCGGAATCGGGGCGGCCGGATGCCGGTAGGTGGGGGTTCATTGATTGCCTCCCTGCGAGGCGTCAGGCGGCACTGGTTGAACTAGTCGACAAGCACGGCTGGTCGGGTGCAGCGACAACGCTCGTGCTGCCTCTGGACCAGTATCAGGTTTTCCAGATGGATCGCCCGGAAGGCGTCGAGGAATCGGAGCTGGGGGATGCCCTCAAGTGGAAACTTAAGGATTTTCTCGATTTCAGCCCGTCCGACGCGGTTTCTGATGTTTTCCCGTTTCCGAAAGACGCATCCCGGGGCCGTGGCGAACTGGTCAACGTGGTCGCCGCCAGAAAAGTTCTGGTCTCTGAACTGGTTCGGCTGGTTCAGGAAGCCGGCCTGGAACTGGAGCGCATTGATATCGCCGAGCTCGCGTTGCGAAATCTGGTATGCAGGCTGGATGAAAACCGGCGTGGTGCAGCGCTGGTCCACCTGAAAGAAAACTACGGCCAAATGGTGATCTGCAAGGACAACACGCTGTACTTGTCCCGCCGGCTTGATGTGACTTCCGAAGATCTTCGAGATGCCGCCCGGCAGGAGTCGGCGGTGCAATCACTGGCGCTGGAGATGCAGCGTTCACTGGACTATTACGAAAGCCAGTTGGGCCAGGTGCCGCCGGCAATGATCCACCTCGTTGCCCGTGACAGCGTGCTTCCTCTTGCCTCGATGCTTTCTTCCTATGTGGCCGCCGGCCTTGAAACCCTCGATTGGCGTGCCCTGGGCTTTGAGTCCGATCTGGACAGTCGTTGCCTGCCGGCCTGGAGTGCGGGCTTGCCGTTGCCGGAGGGCGGGCGTCCATGA
- the ssb gene encoding single-stranded DNA-binding protein, giving the protein MARGVNKVILIGNLGQDPDTRYTPNGNAVVNLNLATDESYKDRQTGQLVPKTEWHRVVMFGKIAEVAGQYLRKGSKVYIEGKLQTRKWQNKEGQDVYTTEVVVDINGQMQMLDSRGGEGGMNQGAPAGRPQQSGYNAPAGQQNNPPPQSGGYSNQPSQGSMPEPVDDFDDDIPF; this is encoded by the coding sequence ATGGCACGAGGCGTAAACAAAGTAATTCTGATCGGTAACCTGGGACAGGACCCGGATACCCGCTACACCCCTAACGGTAATGCCGTTGTGAACCTGAATCTGGCAACAGACGAAAGCTACAAGGATCGTCAGACCGGGCAATTGGTGCCGAAAACCGAATGGCACCGGGTTGTCATGTTCGGCAAGATCGCCGAAGTGGCGGGCCAGTATCTGCGCAAGGGCTCGAAGGTCTACATTGAGGGCAAGCTGCAGACGCGCAAATGGCAGAACAAGGAAGGTCAGGATGTCTACACCACCGAGGTTGTGGTGGATATCAACGGCCAGATGCAGATGCTCGACAGCCGTGGCGGCGAAGGCGGTATGAACCAGGGCGCCCCGGCAGGGCGGCCTCAGCAGTCCGGCTATAATGCCCCGGCGGGCCAACAGAACAACCCGCCACCGCAGTCTGGTGGTTACAGCAATCAGCCGTCGCAGGGCAGCATGCCCGAGCCGGTAGACGACTTTGACGATGACATTCCGTTCTAA
- a CDS encoding MFS transporter: MNALEKRSVLALASVYAMRMLGLFMVLPVFMLLGEDLKDATPALLGFAIGAYGLSQALLQIPFGMLSDRVGRKRMIYIGLVLFAAGSLLAGATDSIYVVIAGRILQGAGAIASVLMALLSDLTREEERTKAMATVGVTIGLSFSVSLVLGPLLGAWWGLSGIFYATAALAIVALVIVNRLVPTPHQHKTSPDTHPARDMLGRVLSDGRLLRLDFGIFALHLVLTALFLVFPSMLQEQFGLASRSHWWFYLSVMITSFFAMVPFIIIGEKKRRMKPVLCGAIALLTLATAGFTGVSGSLVAAWAVLFFFFMAFNLLEASLPSLISKEAPAASKGTAMGVYSTSQFMGAFLGGALGGYLLESGGIQGVLWFMVVVLGLWLLVALTMPAPGHTTSFVVQLQQVMSNQYDDIDDNLRRLPGVQDVVIVEEAATAYLKVDRQQFDEALLADFSFVRQAKHS, translated from the coding sequence ATGAACGCGCTGGAAAAACGCTCCGTACTCGCACTGGCGTCCGTCTACGCCATGCGCATGCTCGGACTGTTCATGGTGCTGCCGGTGTTCATGCTGCTTGGTGAAGATCTCAAAGATGCGACGCCGGCCCTGCTCGGTTTTGCCATAGGGGCATACGGCCTCAGCCAGGCCCTGTTGCAGATTCCCTTTGGCATGCTGTCTGATCGGGTCGGTCGTAAGCGCATGATCTACATCGGGCTCGTACTGTTTGCCGCGGGCAGTTTGCTGGCCGGGGCCACGGACTCCATATACGTTGTGATTGCCGGTCGGATTCTTCAGGGTGCCGGCGCTATCGCCAGTGTTCTGATGGCGTTGCTCAGTGACCTGACCCGTGAAGAGGAGCGGACCAAGGCCATGGCGACCGTTGGAGTCACGATTGGTCTGTCGTTCTCGGTCTCCCTGGTGCTCGGCCCCCTTCTTGGGGCCTGGTGGGGGCTGTCCGGAATCTTCTACGCGACCGCAGCGCTGGCAATAGTGGCGCTGGTGATCGTCAACCGCCTGGTCCCGACGCCGCATCAGCACAAGACGAGCCCCGATACCCATCCTGCCAGGGACATGCTGGGCCGTGTGCTTTCAGACGGTCGTCTTCTCCGGTTGGATTTCGGCATCTTTGCCCTGCACCTGGTGCTCACCGCCCTGTTCCTGGTCTTTCCCTCCATGCTGCAGGAGCAGTTTGGTCTTGCCAGCAGGTCACACTGGTGGTTCTACCTGAGCGTGATGATTACGTCTTTCTTTGCCATGGTGCCGTTCATCATCATCGGCGAGAAAAAGCGTCGGATGAAGCCGGTGCTGTGCGGGGCGATTGCGTTACTGACGTTGGCTACTGCCGGGTTTACTGGTGTGTCCGGCAGCCTGGTTGCAGCCTGGGCCGTGCTGTTTTTCTTCTTCATGGCCTTCAATCTGCTTGAAGCCAGCCTGCCATCACTAATCAGCAAAGAGGCACCGGCGGCAAGCAAAGGGACAGCGATGGGGGTCTATTCCACGTCCCAATTCATGGGTGCGTTTCTGGGCGGCGCCCTGGGCGGCTATCTGCTGGAGAGTGGCGGAATCCAGGGTGTACTCTGGTTCATGGTGGTGGTGCTTGGTCTCTGGTTACTGGTGGCGCTTACTATGCCAGCGCCCGGCCACACCACCAGTTTCGTGGTACAGTTGCAGCAGGTAATGAGCAACCAGTACGACGATATTGATGACAATCTCCGTCGCCTTCCCGGCGTTCAGGATGTGGTGATTGTTGAAGAGGCTGCCACTGCCTATCTTAAGGTGGATCGTCAGCAATTTGATGAGGCGTTACTTGCGGACTTTTCCTTTGTCCGGCAGGCTAAACATTCTTGA
- the uvrA gene encoding excinuclease ABC subunit UvrA → MDHIQIKGARTHNLKNIDLDMPRDKLIVITGLSGSGKSSLAFDTLYAEGQRRYVESLSTYARQFLSMMEKPDVDHIEGLSPAISIEQKSTSHNPRSTVGTITEIYDYLRLLFARAGEPRCPDHGQPLEAQTISQMVDQVVAMPEDSKLMILAPVIRDRKGEHLQVIETMRSQGFIRLRVDGTVYDIDDVPALDKKRKHQIDVVVDRFKVKPGLEQRLAESFETALHLADGIALVAPMTGEGEEHTFSARYACTQCGYALSELEPKLFSFNNPAGACPTCDGLGVKQFFDPEKIVQHPEATLASGAIKGWDRRAVYYFQMLGSVADHYGIDLETAWADLPEDFRNVLLFGSGKEDIPFRYVNSRGHIMEKAHPFEGILPNLERRYRETDSQSMREELARNLSTQPCKECGGSRLRRSARHVFIEEHNISDVTHLPVGEAHDYFETLALPGRKGEIAEKILKEVRQRLQFLVNVGLEYLTLERSADTLSGGEAQRIRLASQIGAGLVGVMYILDEPSIGLHQRDNDRLLATLTHLRDLGNTVIVVEHDEDAIRAADHVIDIGPGAGVHGGHIIGQGTPQQIIDNPDSLTGQYLKGSREIAVPSTRNKGGGKSVTLAGATGNNLKDVTLNLPLGIMTCITGVSGSGKSTLINSTLYPVAAAKLNKATSLNHAPYQSLKGLDHLDKVIDIDQSPIGRTPRSNPATYTGLFTPIRELFAGTQEARSRGYKPGRFSFNVKGGRCEACQGDGVIKVEMHFLPDVYVPCDVCKGKRYNRETLEVRYKGKNINEVLEMTVEEGREFFDAVPFIARKLQTLIDVGLSYIRLGQSAVTLSGGEAQRVKLAKELSKRDTGKTLYILDEPTTGLHFYDIQQLLNVLERLRDHGNTIVVIEHNLDVIKTADWIVDLGPEGGSGGGQIIAEGTPEEVAENAASHTGRYLKPMLTK, encoded by the coding sequence ATGGACCATATCCAGATCAAAGGGGCACGTACCCACAACCTGAAAAACATCGACCTGGATATGCCACGGGACAAGCTGATAGTGATCACCGGCCTTTCCGGCTCCGGGAAATCGTCCCTTGCGTTCGATACGCTTTATGCGGAAGGACAGCGCCGCTATGTAGAATCGCTTTCCACCTATGCCCGCCAGTTTCTTTCGATGATGGAAAAGCCGGACGTAGACCACATCGAAGGTCTGTCGCCCGCCATCTCCATTGAGCAGAAATCCACCTCCCACAACCCGCGCTCGACCGTTGGTACCATCACCGAAATATACGATTACCTGCGCCTGCTCTTTGCCCGTGCCGGTGAGCCTAGATGCCCAGACCATGGCCAGCCCCTGGAAGCTCAGACCATCAGCCAGATGGTGGATCAGGTGGTGGCCATGCCGGAGGACAGCAAATTGATGATCCTCGCGCCGGTGATACGGGACCGGAAGGGCGAACACCTGCAGGTTATCGAAACCATGCGCAGCCAGGGCTTCATCCGCCTGAGGGTGGATGGCACGGTTTACGATATTGACGATGTGCCGGCCCTGGACAAGAAACGCAAGCACCAGATTGATGTGGTCGTTGATCGATTCAAGGTAAAGCCGGGCCTTGAACAGCGCCTGGCAGAAAGCTTTGAAACGGCGCTGCACCTCGCGGACGGAATCGCCCTGGTAGCGCCGATGACCGGTGAAGGCGAAGAACACACATTCTCCGCCCGTTACGCTTGCACCCAATGCGGCTACGCCCTGAGCGAACTCGAGCCAAAACTGTTTTCGTTTAACAATCCCGCAGGCGCCTGCCCTACCTGCGACGGGCTTGGCGTCAAACAATTCTTCGATCCGGAGAAAATCGTCCAGCACCCAGAGGCCACTCTGGCATCGGGCGCCATCAAGGGCTGGGATCGCCGGGCCGTCTACTACTTCCAGATGCTGGGCAGCGTGGCAGATCACTACGGTATTGACCTGGAAACGGCCTGGGCGGACCTTCCCGAGGATTTCCGAAATGTACTGCTGTTCGGCTCGGGGAAAGAAGACATTCCTTTTCGCTATGTGAACTCCCGTGGCCATATCATGGAAAAGGCCCACCCATTCGAGGGCATTCTTCCCAACCTTGAGCGGCGCTACCGTGAAACTGACTCTCAAAGCATGCGAGAGGAACTGGCTCGCAACCTCAGCACACAGCCCTGCAAGGAGTGCGGGGGTTCCCGTCTGCGCCGTAGCGCCCGCCATGTGTTTATTGAAGAACACAATATTTCGGACGTTACCCATCTGCCGGTTGGCGAGGCCCATGATTACTTCGAAACCCTCGCCCTACCGGGCCGGAAGGGCGAAATTGCCGAGAAAATTCTGAAAGAAGTCCGTCAAAGGCTCCAGTTCCTGGTGAACGTGGGGTTGGAGTACCTCACCCTGGAGCGAAGCGCCGACACCCTCTCCGGGGGCGAAGCCCAGCGTATTCGCCTGGCGAGCCAGATCGGCGCCGGACTGGTAGGCGTCATGTACATCCTCGACGAACCCTCCATCGGGCTCCACCAGCGGGACAATGACCGCCTGCTGGCCACCCTCACCCACCTGCGTGATCTGGGCAATACGGTAATTGTCGTCGAGCACGATGAAGACGCCATTCGAGCCGCCGACCATGTGATTGATATCGGCCCGGGCGCCGGCGTCCACGGCGGCCACATCATCGGCCAGGGCACGCCTCAACAGATTATCGACAACCCGGATTCTCTGACTGGCCAATACCTCAAAGGCAGCCGGGAGATAGCCGTACCCAGTACGCGGAACAAAGGCGGCGGAAAATCAGTGACCCTTGCTGGTGCTACCGGTAACAACCTGAAAGATGTAACCCTGAACCTGCCTCTGGGCATCATGACCTGCATCACCGGCGTGTCCGGGTCCGGCAAGTCCACGCTGATCAACAGCACCCTGTATCCGGTCGCCGCCGCGAAACTCAACAAGGCCACCAGTCTGAACCACGCGCCCTACCAGTCACTCAAGGGGCTCGACCATCTGGACAAGGTCATCGATATCGACCAGAGCCCCATCGGCCGCACACCGCGTTCCAACCCCGCGACCTACACAGGACTGTTCACGCCGATCAGGGAACTGTTCGCCGGAACCCAGGAAGCCCGCTCACGGGGTTACAAGCCCGGCCGATTCTCCTTCAACGTCAAGGGCGGCCGCTGCGAAGCCTGCCAGGGCGACGGCGTGATCAAGGTAGAAATGCACTTCCTGCCAGACGTCTACGTACCCTGCGATGTTTGCAAGGGCAAACGCTACAACCGCGAAACCCTGGAAGTCCGGTACAAGGGCAAGAACATCAACGAAGTGCTGGAAATGACCGTGGAAGAGGGACGTGAGTTCTTCGATGCGGTCCCCTTCATCGCCCGCAAACTCCAAACCCTGATCGACGTCGGCCTGTCCTACATCCGCCTCGGCCAGAGCGCCGTGACCCTCTCCGGTGGCGAAGCACAGCGGGTCAAACTTGCCAAAGAACTGTCCAAACGGGACACCGGCAAAACGCTCTACATTCTTGACGAGCCCACCACCGGCCTGCACTTCTACGACATCCAGCAGCTTCTGAATGTCCTGGAGAGGCTCCGCGACCACGGCAACACCATCGTGGTGATCGAGCACAACCTGGACGTCATCAAGACCGCAGACTGGATCGTCGATCTGGGCCCAGAAGGCGGCTCTGGTGGCGGCCAGATCATTGCAGAGGGAACCCCGGAGGAAGTAGCAGAGAACGCCGCTTCCCACACAGGACGTTACCTCAAGCCCATGCTGACAAAGTAA